One Plasmodium vivax chromosome 13, whole genome shotgun sequence genomic region harbors:
- a CDS encoding hypothetical protein, conserved (encoded by transcript PVX_086140A): MAKRRDKKNTPVDRHKVFVRNIRENDVAPLEEEFKKICTKYFFFKNKNNSTKSAICSFKSDREAENFIQKYHNKKIQTSSIKCEFSFRKKYDDKKLISITYRRQKINHLNSIQLYTNCDVDSIVVLSYLKNLFLLNRRLLVNCLDEHDQAERKASPRERGSQGGDGKVPPRGNTQIDKGEGHSEQSTQKSDGDKSDVPSDGDDVQVVAEKKLKEFEEIVLNIEKANRNLDNRTRQKLIEKTSSKNKAVRKNKAISKNKALGKNCFIYTVEFLNLKLAALFYTYINKNNFVNYMEDNVKNWEKKNIFFFHELCYFHKNNRRVIVKNIKRTCHVENLQKLFRHIEKDPSIYIPKKNNKKQGYALVTFSSYQNLKKALLLNKSKVCGSIITVEEDRNPRLLKLLGVQASAAGERSKDGTDDGGRSGDETDREEINEGDTDDEETNEGDTDDEEIHEGDTNDEETNDEETNEGDTDDEEADDAEQRDHGKRTRDRTNDVEEGKTLFITNIPMGTTDEEVQSYIAKNISKNYIYIRTCRNNGKKISAFVKLKHKEDADTFLKKIGEYHEEEEDEEEDEENQNDAKNENVIDKFYNMKKKKERMKQILLKDHNSGKNAEILFFKNNYLMIKRAVSKDSLKDKKKFPMEEEKKKKQKNRLQNNIHLVEDNDINNDHLRENIIKRNNNLMEKKKQLLKNKNFLINPCRIYVRNYPASLEQNLFRQLITKYFTPLFMEKHNLKKKEAFKRANEIVKKMKIMKDHTEQKEPTQNEQKNKKLKDKKNSNKNAQNLICFIDINKHEHAKQIIHLLQNRNIYELINEIIYKKKFQTIRKNKNIMYVDYCIEDIRMVHIKKLKEEKFLNHIREKNGAATNSLTKKTIKKKKKKQSRGKRQREKRRLLRMQNENTNVAHVIKSTSSIHVQQSNGTTGQEKKNAQTNGAHKVSATKKKSKLKLKLKEKRLNQGAHSKEAGKKKNGPFQPGEKKENTKKKTSKKLIKKAGKKSATKKDKEIVRNEKKKKKKKKTRYPSRG, from the coding sequence ATGGCGAAGCGACGCGACAAGAAGAACACCCCAGTCGACCGGCACAAAGTGTTCGTCCGAAACATCCGAGAAAACGATGTAGCCCCCCTGGAGGaagagtttaaaaaaatctgcaccaaatatttcttctttaaaaataaaaacaactCCACGAAGAGCGCCATCTGTTCCTTCAAATCAGATCGAGAGGCAGAAAATTTTATCCAAAAATACCACAACAAGAAAATACAAACCAGCAGCATCAAATGTGAATTTTCCTTCAGGAAAAAATacgatgataaaaaattaatctcCATCACGTATAGACGGCAAAAGATTAACCACTTGAACTCCATCCAGCTGTACACCAACTGTGACGTGGACAGCATAGTCGTCTTGAGCTACTTGAAAAACCTCTTTCTCTTAAATAGACGCTTGTTGGTAAACTGCTTAGATGAACATGATCAGGCGGAGAGGAAGGCTTCCCCAAGAGAGCGCGGGTCCCAGGGCGGGGATGGGAAAGTCCCCCCCAGGGGCAACACCCAGATTGATAAGGGCGAAGGTCATTCAGAGCAGTCCACACAAAAGAGTGATGGTGACAAATCTGACGTACCCAGCGACGGTGACGACGTCCAAGTGGTGGccgaaaaaaaactcaaagaGTTTGAAGAAATTGTCCTAAATATTGAAAAAGCGAACAGAAATTTAGATAACAGAACGAGGCAAAAATTAATCGAAAAGACGTCCAGTAAAAACAAAGcggtgaggaaaaacaaagcgATAAGTAAAAACAAAGCGCTAGGCAAAAACTGCTTCATCTACACTGtggaatttttaaatttaaaactGGCTGCCCTTTTCTACACTTACATTAACaaaaacaattttgtaaattacaTGGAAgataatgttaaaaattgggaaaaaaaaaatatctttttttttcacgagCTGTGCTACTTCCATAAAAACAACAGGAGAGTCatcgtaaaaaatattaagcgGACTTGCCATGtggaaaatttacaaaagcTGTTCAGACATATAGAAAAGGACCCATCAATTTATATTCccaagaaaaataataaaaagcaGGGGTACGCCCTGGTTACCTTCTCCAGCTACCAAAACTTGAAGAAGGCGCTGCTCTTGAACAAGTCCAAGGTGTGCGGAAGTATCATCACCGTAGAGGAGGACAGGAATCCCCGGCTCCTCAAGCTGCTCGGTGTGCAGGCGTCCGCCGCAGGGGAGAGAAGCAAAGACGGCACGGACgatggggggagaagcggtgatgAGACGGACCGTGAAGAGATAAACGAAGGAGACACAGACGACGAAGAGACAAACGAAGGAGACACAGACGATGAAGAGATACACGAAGGAGACACGAACGACGAAGAGACCAACGATGAAGAGACAAACGAAGGAGACACAGACGACGAAGAGGCAGACGATGCAGAGCAACGCGACCACGGCAAGCGAACCCGCGACCGCACGAACGACGTCGAGGAAGGGAAGACTCTGTTCATCACGAACATCCCGATGGGGACCACCGACGAGGAGGTGCAGAGCTACATCGCCAAGAACATCAGCAAAAACTACATCTACATAAGGACGTGCAGAAATAACGGCAAAAAAATCTCCGCGTTTGTGAAGCTGAAGCATAAGGAGGACGCAgacacatttttgaaaaaaattggggaataccacgaagaggaggaggatgaggaggaagacgaagaaaaccaaaacgatgcaaaaaacgaaaacgtAATTGACAAATTTTACaacatgaagaaaaaaaaggaaagaatgAAACAAATTCTTCTTAAAGATCATAACAGCGGGAAAAATGccgaaattttatttttcaaaaataactATTTAATGATCAAAAGGGCAGTCAGTAAGGACTCCttaaaggataaaaaaaaatttcccatggaggaagaaaaaaaaaaaaaacagaaaaacaGACTGCAAAATAACATCCATCTGGTAGAGGACAATGACATAAACAATGATCACCTGCGAGAAAACATAATCAAAAGAAATAACAatttgatggaaaaaaaaaagcaactcttaaaaaataaaaacttccTGATAAACCCCTGCAGAATATACGTTCGCAACTATCCTGCCTCTTTGgaacaaaatttattcaGGCAACTGATAACGAAATATTTCACCCCCCTATTTATGGAAAaacacaatttaaaaaaaaaagaagctttCAAAAGAGCAAACGAAATTGttaagaaaatgaaaattatgaaagaTCACACAGAGCAAAAAGAACCAacgcaaaatgagcaaaaaaataaaaaattaaaagataaaaagaatagcaacaaaaatgcgcaaaattTAATATGCTTCATCGACATTAACAAACATGAACATGCCAAGCAGATAATTCACTTGCTccaaaatagaaatatttaCGAACTCATTAACGAAATaatctacaaaaaaaagtttcaaaccattcgaaaaaataaaaacatcaTGTATGTTGATTATTGCATTGAAGACATACGAATGGTGCatatcaaaaaattaaaagaagaaaaatttttaaatcacataagggaaaaaaatggagcggCAACAAACTCGCTCACCAAAAAgactattaaaaaaaagaaaaaaaaacaaagcaggggaaaaaggcaacGGGAAAAAAGACGCCTTCTAAGGATGCAAAACGAAAACACAAACGTCGCTCATGTAATTAAAAGCACGTCGTCCATCCATGTGCAACAGTCGAATGGGACAACTGggcaggagaaaaaaaacgcccaaACGAATGGCGCACACAAAGTCAGCGcaacgaagaaaaaatcaaagCTCAAGTTGAAGTTGAAGGAAAAGCGCCTCAACCAGGGCGCCCATTCCAAGGAGgcgggcaaaaaaaagaatggccCCTTCCAAcccggggaaaaaaaagaaaatacaaaaaaaaagacgagcAAGAAGTTAATCAAAAAGGCCGGGAAGAAATCTGCAAccaaaaaggataaagaaATTGTAaggaatgagaaaaaaaaaaaaaaaaaaaaaaaaacgcgatACCCCTCGCGCGGATAG
- a CDS encoding hypothetical protein (encoded by transcript PVX_086135A; Apicoplast targeted protein. Curated by Stuart Ralph, Walter and Eliza Hall Institute of Medical Research, Australia.) — MRWLVIFLSTAIVLVSTLLIVLLLKKPLQVGRTFVWSNCVVFSLSISTKKLTISEILVDIKCKKKTLQVHLNDVKFVFAKWSIRCQVGNFFLHGTCENGKKEERKKKAVFFSDPSKKGKKSSDDASNRGKKLLFCVAKLFLFMLSLIDVHIERCHLLLQKSMQQGGKQCADENETTEEKRDRQKDSTDGATKQRRKENFITAAIEAVLSNVHITKNRKIETISSFFDLEKISIFCNDRSACTISSGSFRTCYDHQLRSVSVEGVFILRIYFYLNCLYELVFFFFSTNNVYCEGGSKKWKTSPQLCNRLGNFINRVTLHMEMVKLYMKEKDTTPFLCILTDDLSLEKEGTPNLVRSRVKRLHLLSVEGGRCYVSTAYDVSACVEVGPSGRSGNNGSDLSAFTQGGSTHGEVARPTNNFTSADAKLKIQIDCEKLFMNLCSVWPLIYFNFVKNFFDLFQVAKEKDRSAKLPRREGQDGRYKGGATPNGGEDNEGATYPHNANSSDERKKGKCKMKGEKERSAANKKNFTLNLCANDICCKFRNSGNLVVIDLDPLDEGFAKTFVLTSNRFNLHLEKRSFLLALQNVEVFNSNGRFTCLVHNFTICKTHREYFFEAKNVFFYFPPMELLTVGVVNFALECLREASHSTFLRAHQRKSRRRARKLTVSILHLRAESNRAQVLSATLKIVVSKNVVYVISEQTTLCGRNFTLACDYLNVCNEKKESNFTFIRLDTPTVSSTFDDHFLELLNEVHRVVRFISILVKRTKGGGNPVGENLHSAAGPEGKVKPQANRKIPLKIHLKIHLKVEHLTVVEMTKGEGKKAKRCMSDVTMCKKRVWKEKHVGRDKGESRTRLRIFPSRRHTHLGYLKNTTMCRSKGPWRSGMPSWGKRESGLSFVKGKRLIGNSALLEVPNWGYPQIGGSYKKGPPLCRVLPIDESILSERRPPCGSPPCSHGFASNWAKGGNAQDVTGSAKVKGNTKGNFRRRRRNHRGYINRGDSTPKERRRKCRGRGKLLSNQTHPPRMYRCTHLRWCSQRKKSPTGEKAKRMFMQKKGLVKGLLLIDGVDVHKEEDMGMAQLDKTYAFLFKNISEFKLPHFLRTLEFIRAQKEDQFFTLNYLMPHVWEEIAFCFFTDRIHMLRETQTASSSLSLSRSKVLFAGANLNIAVAYVMRKMSFCREERTHVMWLEKGGNRKKENIDAGGNVSSGAASVCTANPSRTVIHCTFVELHFFSEYVCTFTLSCRSLSVVMQRRGEEGGRYPFADVTARNFLLAYGFFSNGKVGNSLFTQKENAYVCRRIFRKLQLRERILRLSIGETNRVKELLYVAYARGQAFSRGGKGDPAEDETEPACCVPNVRYLTLNITLVGKTEEEGVINCNILPHQILFLLNMMRKANSCGDSLSSGLRNFFKSSPKEQRNMRGIPGEKNRMNVKLNLEATNLHLKFYFLRLFLKRVTLNSCEGEGLVHLFGKKRGHPRSSTSKTADDTICSFSIDSFVLSFEDAVDSSFSKREGFIFMNDVRNFPPSIFFHLFGRMPPLYCPIASNVLRHLEVRRMEVLIKRKERTFVSIDSVTMYINDQTIERLNFVFEKGRKIFSLLSGSWGGPLGRDQNSSHCNRERSSICYLKNFEINFHKMVEVKNRKSRNSNGGKKEKKKNNFLLEDSFICASEKVQGKDHPRQDGSHTGVNPVEEGKKKLSNYLFERKIHFLKRRGGEAAKRATKDREECGTDLCTEGIPPTEQREARPTQREDPLLDVHTKMLQRLRRLRRLRGLRSDPNGETPGKFHYYNRMIHPFYFLPAQSSAAPCSYAERYEDVCKNVPFNYVECEDQLLLFLHKTIIKYMNSSGEQSVSFFLKSLSSYYISSHHLFSINKHRGRKGGGGSNGGYTIHNRIKENMTCAGENNLSNELMIANLHERETYERLERKRRRKKKSTHLEEVKTNGEEKKRKRAVPYDNASLPPARNEKHFCSNKSTAKMEGSNQSTFEFASSSHSNDESVKGKWKSASHDNVSKVNELRKKMKLFFCLPNKNETLSPFLRAKELNVVMRSHRGGKQRIDSSIGGSGSEGGEANSQGNEVGGVGEVGEVSVYLDYLILLFNKRVVDYFFYLTSKMVKYYEGRRGGVSNEDGLPPGGGSGRNGRQRISSKNVLSLAESYSQFLCSRSNFKKCTIVDDLKNGYSFNFAMNTIAVEFITRDYTSYVIFLRGVHVFLKKEEMTSLGVNVNDFCLEKIKNLNHVKVISVDKDSQNAAPNWVNGRKIFTFPINGQNDANNLSSVFSLRLKFFKIFLFQEWNVVQKLRINLCDVNLRIDRSTMQDFSLLKRFLAKKRKEKKKSEKGEREKKRGTKYSSYLYVHLLEVSPLLIKANIQGSHEMKKKKKKNSKMASCIYPCNSPICCLVQANVSPFHWLVGTIHPFWKKKNIANYDFFFFMHNSECEVEHKSVQRGKKNDLFEEDVEEVQKAHFEKCNKTNRGKKREKREKKKRKKYKRERERERKTCTRRGGPNYAKIFGLPKMGENKLAPSQGHGCRKIGVESTSNTFTFCFF; from the exons ATGAGATGgctagtaatttttttgtcaactGCAATTGTGCTCGTTTCAACTCTCTTAATAGTCCTGCTATTGAAGAAGCCCTTGCAAGTTGGAAGAACCTTCGTTTGGAGTAACTGCGTCGTTTTTTCCCTATCTATCAGTACAAAAAAGCTGACCATCAGTGAAATCCTCGTggatataaaatgtaaaaaaaaaacgcttcaAGTACATTTGAACGAcgtaaaatttgtttttgcaaaatggtcCATTCGGTGCCAAgtaggaaatttttttctgcacgGTACAtgtgaaaatggaaaaaaagaagagagaaaaaaaaaggccgtttttttttcggacccctccaaaaagggaaagaaaagtaGCGATGATGCTTCTAACAGAGGGAAGAAGCTTCTCTTTTGTGTGGCCAAGTTATTTCTCTTCATGTTGAGCTTAATAGATGTTCACATAGAAAGGTGCCACTTGCTCCTGCAAAAAAGTATGCAACAGGGTGGGAAGCAATGTGCTGATGAAAATGAGACCacggaggagaagcgggatAGGCAAAAGGACTCAACAGATGGTGCCACGAAGCAAAGGAGGAAAGAGAACTTTATCACGGCAGCCATCGAAGCAGTTCTGtcaaatgtgcacataacgaaaaatagaaaaatagaaaccatttcgtcatttttCGACTTGGAgaaaatttccattttttgcaacgaCCGCTCGGCATGCACCATTTCGTCTGGGAGTTTCCGCACATGCTACGATCACCAGCTGAGGAGTGTTTCCGTGGAGGGGGTGTTCATCCtgcgcatttatttttatttaaactgTTTGTACGaattggtttttttttttttttcaactaaTAATGTGTATTGTGAGGGGGGgtccaaaaaatggaagacaTCTCCTCAGCTGTGTAACCGTTTAGGCAATTTCATCAACAGAGTTACTTTGCACATGGAGATGGTGAAGCTGTacatgaaggagaaggacacAACCCCGTTTTTGTGTATCTTGACGGATGACCTTTCTTTGGAAAAAGAGGGAACCCCCAATTTAGTTCGCTCAAGGGTAAAACGTCTCCACTTGTTATCCGTCGAGGGTGGGAGGTGTTACGTTTCGACTGCGTATGATGTGAGCGCTTGTGTGGAAGTGGGCCCAAGTGGAAGGAGTGGCAACAATGGGAGCGACCTATCCGCCTTCACTCAGGGGGGGAGTACCCATGGGGAGGTAGCCCGCCCTACAAACAACTTTACATCGGCAGATGCCAAATTGAAGATTCAAATTGattgtgaaaaattatttatgaatttaTGTTCGGTGTGGCCTctgatttattttaattttgtgaagaatttttttgaCCTCTTCCAGGTggcaaaggaaaaggatAGGTCTGCCAAGTTACCCAGAAGGGAAGGCCAAGATGGACGctacaaagggggggcaactcctaacgggggggaagacaaCGAAGGGGCGACCTACCCACATAATGCCAACAGTTCGGATgagaggaaaaagggaaaatgtaaaatgaagggtgaaaaggaaagaagcgCCGCTAACAAGAAGAATTTTACCCTTAACCTATGTGCAAATGATATATGCTGCAAATTTCGCAACAGCGGCAATTTAGTAGTGATCGATTTGGACCCCTTAGATGAAGGTTTTGCAAAAACGTTTGTGTTAACTTCCAACCGGTTTAACCTCCACTTAGAGAAGCGCTCATTCCTTCTTGCTCTGCAAAACGTCGAAGTTTTTAACTCGAATGGAAGATTTACCTGCCTCGTTCATAATTTTACCATTTGCAAAACACACAGggagtatttttttgaagcaaaaaatgttttcttttatttccccccgaTGGAGTTACTAACGGTGGGGGTAGTTAACTTTGCGTTGGAGTGTCTGAGAGAGGCAAGCCACTCGACATTTTTGCGG GCGCATCAGAGGAAGAGCCGAAGGCGCGCACGGAAGCTGACCGTATCGATTTTGCACCTGCGCGCGGAGTCGAACAGGGCCCAA GTCCTCTCCGCTACCCTAAAAATTGTCGTCTCCAAAAACGTGGTGTACGTCATTTCGGAGCAGACGACCCTGTGTGGCCGTAACTTCACCCTCGCCTGTGATTATCTAAACGTgtgtaatgaaaaaaaagagagtaaCTTCACTTTTATTCGGCTGGACACCCCCACTGTGTCTTCAACGTTTGATGATCATTTTTTGGAGCTATTAAACGAGGTACACAGGGTGGTGcgttttatttccattttggtaaAGAGAACGAAAGGAGGAGGGAATCCCGTGGGGGAGAACCTCCATTCTGCTGCTGGCCCTGAAGGGAAGGTCAAACCTCAAGCGAACAG AAAAATTCCCCTCAAAATTCACCTCAAAATTCACCTCAAAGTAGAGCACCTCACAGTTGTCGAGATGACCaagggagagggaaaaaaagcaaagagaTGCATGAGTGACGTCACCATGTGTAAAAAGAGAGtgtggaaagaaaaacatgtTGGAAGGGACAAAGGGGAATCGCGAACGCGTTTGAGGATTTTCCCCTCCCGAAGGCATACACATTTGGGGTATCTAAAGAACACAACGATGTGTAGAAGCAAAGGCCCATGGAGGAGTGGGATGCCCAGTTGGGGCAAAAGGGAGAGTGGCCTCTCATTcgtaaaggggaaaaggctAATTGGCAATTCAGCCCTATTGGAGGTCCCTAATTGGGGCTATCCTCAGATTGGGGGTAGCTATAAAAAGGGTCCCCCCCTCTGTAGGGTTCTCCCAATTGACGAGTCAATTTTGTCTGAAAGGAGGCCTCCCTGTGGTTCTCCCCCATGCAGCCATGGATTTGCATCAAATTGGGCAAAGGGAGGAAATGCCCAGGATGTAACCGGTTCTGCAAAAGTGAAGGGGAATACAAAGGGGAACTttagaaggagaagaagaaaccaCAGAGGATACATCAACAGGGGGGATTCTACCCCGAAGGAGAGGCGAAGAAAATGTCGAGGGAGGGGAAAACTCCTTTCAAATCAAACACATCCACCGCGTATGTACCGTTGTACTCATCTACGTTGGTGCAGccagagaaaaaaatccccaacgggggaaaaggcaaaacgtATGTTtatgcagaaaaaaggacTGGTGAAGGGACTGTTACTAATTGATGGGGTAGACGTGCATAAGGAGGAAGACATGGGAATGGCACAGCTGGATAAGACCTacgccttcctttttaaaaacatttccGAATTTAAGTTACCCCACTTTTTGCGTACGTTAGAATTTATTAGGGCTCAAAAGGAGGACCAATTTTTTACCCTCAATTATTTGATGCCCCACGTTTGGGAAGAAATagctttttgtttcttcacAGATAGGATTCATATGCTTAGAGAAACGCAAACGGCAAGCTCTTCCCTCTCTCTAAGTAGGTCAAAGGTACTCTTCGCGGGTGCCAATTTGAACATCGCCGTGGCGTATGTGATGAGGAAGATGAGCTTCTGCAGGGAGGAACGCACACATGTGATGTGGcttgaaaaagggggcaatcgaaaaaaggaaaatattgaTGCTGGAGGAAACGTCTCCAGTGGAGCTGCATCTGTCTGTACCGCTAACCCCTCTAGAACTGTCATTCATTGCACTTTTGTGgagcttcattttttttccgagtATGTGTGCACCTTCACTCTATCGTGTAGAAGCTTATCAGTCGTGATGCAGCGacggggagaagaaggagggaGGTACCCTTTTGCCGACGTAACCGCTCGCAACTTTTTGCTGGCCTATGGATTTTTCTCAAATGGAAAAGTGGGTAATTCtctttttacacaaaaagaGAATGCATACGTTTGCAGGCGAATTTTTAGAAAACTTCAATTGAGGGAGAGGATTCTACGTTTGTCTATAGGAGAAACAAACCGGGTGAAGGAGCTGCTGTACGTGGCTTATGCACGTGGGCAGGCATTCTCTCGCGGTGGCAAGGGAGACCCAGCAGAAGATGAAACAGAACCAGCATGTTGTGTGCCGAACGTTAGGTACCTCACTTTGAACATAACACTCGTAGGGAAAACGGAAGAGGAGGGAGTGATAAACTGCAATATTCTTCCGCATcaaattttgttcctccttaATATGATGAGAAAGGCTAACTCGTGTGGTGACTCCCTCTCCAGTGGGTTACGCAACTTCTTCAAAAGTTCCCCTAAGGAGCAGCGCAACATGAGGGGCATACCTGGAGAGAAGAACCGAATGAACGTTAAACTCAATTTGGAGGCAACGAACCTCCATCtgaaattttactttttgaGATTATTCCTAAAAAGGGTAACTCTCAACAGTTGCGAAGGGGAAGGGTTGGTCCATctgtttggaaaaaaaagaggacacCCACGTAGCAGCACTTCCAAGACGGCTGACGACACGATCTGCTCCTTTTCAATTGACAGTTTTGTTCTCTCCTTCGAAGACGCAGTCGACAGTTCGTTTAGCAAAAGAGAaggtttcatttttatgaatgaCGTTcggaatttccccccctcg attttcttccatttgtttGGACGCATGCCGCCGCTGTACTGCCCCATCGCAAGCAACGTCCTCCGGCACTTGGAAGTGCGCAGAATGGAAGTCCTCATAAAGCGGAAGGAGCGAACATTTGTCTCCATTGACAGTGTCACCATGTACATAAACGACCAAACGATAGAGAGGTTGAATTTTGTGTTTgagaagggaaggaaaatcTTCAGTCTGTTAAGCGGGTCTTGGGGAGGACCCTTGGGAAGAGACCAGAACTCCTCACACTGCAATCGGGAGAGGTCATCCATCTGCTACTTGAAAAACtttgaaataaatttccacaaaatggtgGAAGTTAAAAATAGAAAGAGTAGGAACAGTAATGgtgggaaaaaggaaaaaaaaaaaaataattttctcctCGAAGATAGTTTCATCTGTGCTAGTGAGAAGGTCCAGGGGAAGGATCATCCCAGGCAGGATGGCAGCCACACGGGGGTCAATCCTGTTgaggagggaaagaaaaaactttcCAATTATCTCTTTGAAAGGAAAATTCACTTTTTGAAGAggagagggggggaggcggcaaaGCGTGCCACGAAAGACAGAGAGGAATGCGGCACGGATTTATGCACAGAGGGGATTCCTCCAACAGAACAAAGGGAAGCACGCCCCACCCAGCGGGAGGACCCCCTCCTCGACGTACACACGAAAATGTTGCAAAGATTGAGAAGGTTGAGAAGGTTGAGAGGGTTGAGAAGtgacccaaatggggaaacacCCGGCAAATTTCACTACTATAACCGCATGATTCACCCCTTTTACTTTTTGCCTGCCCAAAGTAGCGCAGCCCCCTGTTCGTATGCAGAAAGGTATGAAGACGTCTGCAAAAATGTTCCTTTCAATTATGTCGAGTGCGAAGATcagcttttgcttttcctgcACAAAACAATTatcaaatatatgaacagttcaggtGAACAGagcgtttccttttttctgaaaaGTTTGTCTTCCTACTACATCAGTTCGCATCATTTATTTAGTATAAATAAACACCGTGgcaggaagggggggggaggaagcaatGGAGGATACACCATCCACAACAGGATCAAGGAAAATATGACCTGTGCAGGCGAAAATAACTTAAGCAACGAATTAATGATTGCCAATCTGCACGAAAGGGAGACATACGAAAGGTTggagaggaaaaggagaagaaaaaaaaaatccacccACTTGGAAGAggtaaaaacaaatggggaggaaaaaaaaagaaaaagagcgGTTCCTTATGATAATGCGAGTTTACCCCCTGCGCGGAAcgaaaaacatttttgctcGAACAAATCAACTGCGAAAATGGAAGGGAGCAACCAATCCACATTCGAGTTCGCCAGTAGCTCCCACAGCAATGACGAAAGTGTGaagggaaaatggaaaagcgCGTCACATGATAATGTGAGCAAAGTGAACgaattaaggaaaaaaatgaagctgtTTTTTTGTCTACCCAATAAGAACGAAACGCTGTCCCCCTTTCTGCGCGCAAAGGAGTTAAACGTTGTCATGCGGAGTCATcgcggggggaagcaacgCATCGATAGCAGTATCGGTGGGAGCGGCAGCGAAGGGGGCGAAGCAAATTCGCAGGGAAATGAAGTGGGTGGTGTGGGTGAAGTGGGGGAGGTATCCGTATACCTCGACTACCTCATCCTGCTATTTAACAAACGAGTGgtggattattttttttacctcacCAGCAAGATGGTTAAATATTACGAGGGAAGGAGGGGAGGAGTGAGCAATGAGGATGGACTTCCCcctgggggaggaagcggaagaaatGGACGCCAGCGGATCAGCAGCAAAAATGTCTTGTCCTTGGCAGAAAGTTATTCACAATTCTTATGCTCTAGaagtaattttaaaaaatgtaccatcgtggatgatttaaaaaatggctattCCTTCAACTTTGCAATGAACACAATTGCCGTCGAGTTTATAACGCGCGACTACACCAGCTACGTAATTTTCCTACGGGGCGTACAcgtttttttgaaaaaagaagaaatgacTTCCCTGGGGGTGAATGTGAATGACTTTtgcttggaaaaaataaaaaatctgaATCACGTTAAGGTAATTTCGGTGGATAAGGATAGCCAGAATGCAGCCCCCAATTGGGTGAACGGCAGGAAAATTTTCACCTTCCCGATAAATGGGCAAAATGACGCGAATAACTTATCAAGCGTTTTCTCCCTGCGGCtgaagttttttaaaatttttctttttcaagaGTGGAAC GTTGTCCAAAAATTAAGGATAAACCTGTGCGACGTGAACCTGCGCATCGACAGGAGCACCATGCAGGACTTTTCCCTGCTGAAGCGTTTTTTGGCAAAGAAacggaaggagaaaaaaaagtcggaaaagggggagcgtGAGAAGAAGAGGGGCACGAAATACTCCAGCTACTTGTATGTGCACCTTTTGGAAgtatccccccttttgattaAAGCGAATATACAAGGCTCGCACGAAATG aaaaaaaaaaaaaaaaaaaatagcaaaatggctagctgtaTATACCCGTGTAACTCCCCAATTTGCTGCCTCGTTCAGGCGAATGTGTCGCCTTTTCATTGGCTAGTCGGCACTATTCACccgttttggaaaaaaaaaaatattgcaaattatgacttttttttttttatgcacaaTTCAGAATGTGAAGTTGAACATAAATCAGTTcagagaggaaaaaaaaatgacctatttgaagaagacgttgaagaagtacaaaaggcacattttgaaaagtgtaataaaacaaatcgtggaaaaaaacgcgaaaaaagggaaaaaaaaaagagaaaaaaatacaaaagggaaagggaaagggagaggaaaacATGCACAC GTAGGGGGGGCCCTAATTACGCGAAGATTTTTGGACTTCctaaaatgggggaaaacaaactCGCGCCGAGCCAAGGACACGGCTGCCGAAAAATAGGGGTGGAATCCACGTCGAATACTTttactttttgttttttttga